TTAATAATGAGGGATATACGGTTGAGCGTGCGATTCACGGCCCTGAGCAACGGTATAACGATATTGCGCTTTGGGACTGGAATCGCCTGCCGGAAGCCTTCGCCCCTGATGTTCCTTCCCGCTGTTGGCGAGTCGCGCGTATGCAGGAACTGGAGGAGGCGATGGCCAGCAGCGTTACCTCGGACAGGCTGATGCTGGTGGAGGTGATGCTGCCAAAAATGGATATCCCTGATTTTCTGCGCGCTGTCACTCAAGCTCTGGAGGAGCGAAACAGCCGCGTTTAATCGCCGCGCTTCCTGGCGATCATTAGCGGTTTTCCGGCTAACATTAGCCAGGCCGGTAGCATAACGATACACAGCAGTGGCAACAGGGTAGAGTCCGGGACCACAACTGCGGCCATAAACAGGCTCAACCAGCCATCCCGAGTGACAACCAGCGTTAGCCCGAGAATGGCGCAGGAGATGGTTATGGCTGCCGGGACGGCGGGAACGTGCGCATGCAGCATCAGCCCAAGCGCTACGCCGACGAATACCGCCGGGAAAATTCTCCCGCCGCGAAAGCCGCTGGCGGCGGCCAGCACCAGCGCCGCCAGCTTCACCAGTGCAATAAGCATGTAATCGTTAGCGGTCAGGGTGAGGCTAAGCGCCAGTTGCTGCATCTCATCCAGACCTTTAAACAGCGTAACATGCCCGCCGATGATGCCCAGTACCCCTAATAAAAAGCCGCCAATCCCCAAGGTTAATATCGGGTTTTTCAGGCTTTGCATCAGCGTATGCAGGCGCGGCAGGCACCAAACGGCAACCATACCGACGGCAATCGCGATAAGTGACACGATGGCACCGCTAATAATATCCACAAAGCGCAATTCAGGAAGATACGGAAGCGGTAGCGAAAATTGGGGATGAAAAAACAGGCTGGTGGTCAGTGAACCGGCAGCTGCCGCAAGCAGCGGTGCGAATAGCCGATCCCACAATGGGACATCGTTGCTGCTATTGAGCGTTTGCGAAAAGATGAGCGCAGCCGCAACCGGAGTACCGAATAGCGCGCCAATGGTGCCTGAGGCGGCAAGAATCGTCCAGTCCAGGGCGCTGACTCGCGGGAATAACCGGGTACCAAGTGCGGCTGCCAGGGCAATATTCATTACCATAATGGGATACTCAGGCCCAAGACTAACGCCGCCAGCCAGACCTAAGATCAGTGCGGTGAGCAGGCCCGGCAGCGCGCTGATGCTGACAGGTGCGCCAATTAATGACTCTGTCGCAGGATCTGGCCCGGCGTGACCCGGGCTAAAGCGTACCACCAGGCCGACGGCGATACCGGTGCAGGTAAGAAGAGCGATAGTCCAGACCGGACCGCTGGCATTAATGCCAAAACTCGCTGGCAGGCGGATCCAAAGGATATTTTGCAAAATAGCTGCAACTTTCATCGCCACAATCAATACGAGGCTGGATGCGATACCAATGATGATCGCGGGTATCGATAATAACAGCATCGTTCTGGCGCGTGGGTGCAGCATGAATAGTATCCTTTTAAGTATCCTGGAGCACTACATTGCCTGGGCGCTTTATGGGCGTCGATGCAAATGATGCTGAAACGATCAAGTAAAGATGCAGCCTGACAATTGTAAGATATTCGATTCACAATTTTTCATGAATTACAGTACAACTGTGACGCAGATCGCTAAACCAGGGGTGCTTATGCGTTGGTCGTTGTTGTTAAGGCGTCATGAATTTACAGTGTGCCAAAAGAACCATTTTGACTTTAGCGGAGCCGTAACGGAATGACAAAATTTGCTTTAGTAGGGGACGTTGGCGGAACGAATGCTCGTCTGGCGTTATGTGATATTGCAAGCGGGGAAATCTCCCGTGCCAAGACCTATTCCGGGCTCGATTATCCAAGTCTTGAGGCCGTTGTTCAGGTCTATCTGGAGGAGCATGACGTCAAGGTGGAAGACGGCTGTATTGCCATTGCTTGCCCAATTACCGGCGACTGGGTGGCGATGACTAACCATACCTGGGCGTTTTCTATTGCCGAGATGAAAAAGAATCTGGGCTTCTCTCATCTGGAAATCATTAATGATTTCACAGCCGTATCGATGGCGATTCCGATGCTGAAAGCTGAGCATCTGATTCAGTTCGGCGGTGCGCAACCGGTGGAAGGCAAGCCAATTGCCGTCTATGGCGCAGGTACCGGTCTGGGCGTTGCTCACCTGGTGCATGTTGATAAGCGTTGGGTGAGCCTACCGGGTGAGGGCGGCCATGTTGACTTCGCACCGAACAGCGAAGAAGAGGGCATTATTCTGGAAGAACTGCGTACCGAGCTGGGGCATGTCTCCGCCGAGCGTGTGCTGTCAGGGCCGGGGCTGGTGAATCTTTACCGGGCGATTGTGAAGTCCGATGGGCGTCTGCCGGAAAACCTACAGCCTAAAGACGTAACTGAACGTGCGTTGGCCGATACTTGCATCGATTGTCGTCGCGCGCTGTCGCTATTTTGCGTCATCATGGGCCGCTTTGGCGGTAACCTGGCGCTAACTTTGGGGACTTTTGGCGGCGTGTATATCGCCGGTGGCATTGTTCCGCGCTTCCTCGACTTCTTTAAAGCCTCCGGTTTTCGCGGTGGATTTGAAGATAAAGGCCGTTTTAAAGCCTTTGTGCAGGATATCCCGGTATATCTGATTGTCCATGACAACCCTGGGCTGCTGGGTTCCGGTGCGCACCTGCGTCAGACTCTCGGTCAGGTTCTCTAAACCCGCCTCTTACCCGGATAAATCGTTTATCCGGGTCATCTCTACAGATGCATTAGCTGGCGAAACTCTTTGACCTTGCTGCGGCTCACCGGGACCTGAAACTCCAGGTCGCGAAGCCGCAGAATATAGGTATTGTTGAACCAGGGTTCAATTTCGCGAATTTTATTCAGATTCACGCAATATGAACGATGGCAGCGGAAGAAGTGTGCTGGCGGCAGCTTGTTACAGAACTCCGTGATATTCATCGGCATCACGAACGACTCCCGACGGGTATAAACGAACGTCATCTTTTCATGCGCTTCGGCGTAGTAGATATCATGGATGCTGGTCACGATGATGCGTTCATCTTTAATTAAATTGATCGTGTCGTTTTCCCGCGTTGGGTTGGATACCGCCCCCGTACCGGTGCTGACTTGCTGCTGTTGCCAGGCGCTGGTCAGCTTTTGCAGCATGTTAATAATGCGCGATTCCTGGTACGGTTTCAGGATGTAATCAAATGCCTCCAGCTCAAAAGCTTCTACTGCATGTTCTTTCCACGCAGTGATAAAGACAATAAAGGGTTTGTGCACAAACTGGCTGATATTTTGCGCCAGCAGAACACCATCCAAAGAGGGGATGTTGATATCAAGAAAAATGGCGTCAACTTTGTTGTGCTGTAAAAACTTCAGCACGTCCAGCCCATCATCAAAGGTACCGACAATCTCCATCTGACTGTGGGTGTTAATCAGCCAGGTGAGCTCTTGTTGCGCCAGGAATTCATCTTCAACAATGATGACTTTCATCTTATTTCCACTCATGATAACAGCGACTCCGTCGCCGCCTGGGGCGCATGTTGGGTTGGTATGTAGAAGGCAATTTCGGTGCCCGGCGTCAGGTGTCTAATGTGCAGGCCTTCGCCATACAGTAGCTTCACCCGATGATGAACATTCAGTAAACCGATTTTATTTCCCGGCATTTCATCAGCTTCCACTCTGGCGACTACCGCAGGGTCGATACCATTACCTGTATCCCGAACGCTAATTCGTACCCGATTTCCGCACTCATTAATACCGATGGTGACCACGCCTTTTCCTTTGCACGGTTGGATCCCATGGACGATGGCATTCTCTACCAGCGGTTGGATCAACAGGCTGGGGATCATGAAGCTCACTTCATCATCAATATCATAAATCACCGTTAGCTTATCGCCGAAGCGCGCCTGTTCAATGGCGATGTAATCCTTGATTTGGTAGAGCTCTTTTTTGATATCAATCTGCTCGTCATCTTTTAATTCAATGTTATAGCGTAAATAGCGCGACAAATTAAAAATCAGTTGCCGCGCGGTGTCCGGATTCATGCGAATTGATGATGAAATGGCGTTCAGGGCGTTAAAGAGAAAGTGAGGATTGATTTTGCTTTGTAGCGCACGAAGCTCGGCTTTGTTTGCCATCTCGCGAAGCTGTTCGGCGCGGGAAACCTCCAACTGGGTGGAGATAATCTGCGACAAGCCAATCGCCATTTCCTGCAGCGAAGAGGTGATTCGGTGCGCGTGGCAGTAATAGATTTTTAGCGTGCCGGTAACCACACCTTTCTCCGATAGCGGGATCACCAGCATGGAGTGAATTTCCGGCGTTCGATGAGCTTCATCATTATTTTTAATGATGATTTTTCCATAGCGGATCGCCTGTTGCGTTGTTGGGCTAATAAAGTCGTCGTTATCACGATAGTTGATTTCTCCCACGCCGACATAAGCCATCACGTGCTGGGTATTGGTAATCGCGACGGCATCGGCATTGATATCGCGGCGGATGATATCGCATACCTGGCGCAGAGATTCACTGTTTACGTGGCGAAACAGCGGTAGCGTTTTGTTGGCGATATCGAGCGCCAGTTTTGCCTGACGAGCGGCGCTGGCTTCTTTCTCACCCTCAACGCTTTGCACCAACAGGACGATAAAACCGATACAGACGCTGCCGAGGATCATCGGGATCCCAATTTTGGAGACAATGTCCATTCCTAGCGAGAGAGAAGGGGCCCACACCACGACGAGGATCATGGTCAGCGTTTCGCACAGCATCCCGGCAAGAATCCCGGCTTTCCAGCGTTGCGTTTTAGGAATTTTTCGACTGATAAAACCGGAGAGCAGGCCGGCGACAATGCTGGTGATGAAACAGGGGATGGCGGTGACGCCATCGATATCGATGAGATAGCGATGCACGCCAGCAATCACGCCCACGATCGCTCCGACCCAGGGGCCAAATAAGATACCGCCGGACATGACTGCGATGATACGCACGTTGACCAGCGATCCCTCTACCGGCACGCCGGACCAGGTACTGAACAAGGCAAACAGGGAAAAAATCGCGGTAACGGCCAGCAGTTCTTTTGGTGTATGCGCGGATTTATGCAGAAGTTCGCGAAACAGGCGCAGACGGATAAGGAAAAAAAGGCAAATCAACATTAATGCCGCGCGGTCAAAAACTGCCAGCAGCATCGTGAATATTTCGTGCATGTGTACGCCGTGTTAATCGCGAGAAAGGAATATGATAGAAAACCTTGCAGCAGAAGGCTAGCCAAAGGCAAGAATAGGGAAAGGTCACACAAATAAAAGGGGATTGATGGCGAATCCTGGAGATTCAATCATCTCCACTTATTGTAGATAAATGAAGTAAATTAAAAGATATCAACCTGTTAATTTTTATTGGTGAACTCACGTAGTCAGACATGATTTGTGCCGCATTTAGTGGCGCTGATACCCGTTTTATTCACCAGCAATTATTTTTTATCTTCCCTCTCGACAACATGAATTTTTTCGGGTTATTTTCTAAGCGTGCCGCAACTGCGGCAGCGTCGCTCGGACGGTCCGGGCGCTAACGTTAATCTGAGGAATCTATGGCTGAATTCAGTCCTGAACGCCGTTTCACGCGTATCGATCGTCTCCCTCCGTATGTTTTTAATATCACTGCTGAACTGAAGATGGCTGCGCGCCGCCGTGGTGAAGACATTATTGATTTCAGCATGGGTAACCCCGATGGTGCGACCCCGCCGCATATCGTTGAGAAATTATGCACCGTTGCCCAGCGCCCTGATACGCATGGTTATTCCACTTCTCGTGGGATTCCTCGTCTTCGCCGTGCTATTTCACGTTGGTATCAGGAGCGTTATAACGTTGATATCGATCCTGAATCGGAAGCGATTGTCACTATTGGGTCGAAAGAGGGGCTGGCACATTTGATGCTGGCGACACTTGATCATGGCGATACCGTACTGGTACCGAATCCCAGCTACCCAATTCACATTTATGGCGCGGTGATTGCCGGAGCCCAAGTACGTTCAGTGCCGCTGGTGGAAGGTGTGGATTTCTTCAACGAGCTTGAGCGTGCCATTCGGGAAAGCTATCCGAAGCCGAAAATGATGGTCCTTGGCTTTCCGTCTAATCCGACTGCACAGTGCGTCGAGTTGGAGTTTTTTGAGAAAGTGGTCGCGCTGGCGAAGCGCTATGATGTTTTGGTCGTGCACGATTTGGCCTACGCCGACATTGTTTACGATGGCTGGAAAGCGCCATCTATCATGCAAGTTCCCGGTGCGCGCGATGTTGCCGTCGAATTCTTTACGCTGTCCAAGAGCTACAATATGGCAGGCTGGCGCATTGGTTTTATGGTGGGTAATAAAACGCTGGTTAATGCGTTGGCGCGTATTAAAAGCTATCACGATTACGGGACGTTCACCCCTCTGCAGGTGGCGGCTATTGCTGCACTGGAGGGCGATCAGCAATGTGTGCGTGATATTGCCGAGCAGTATAAGCGCCGTCGCGATGTGCTGGTGAAAGGGTTGCATGAGGCGGGTTGGATGGTGGAGTGTCCGAAGGCGTCGATGTATGTGTGGGCTAAAATCCCGGAGCAGTACGCGGCGATGGGCTCGCTGGAGTTCGCCAAAAAAATGCTACAGGATGCCAAAGTCTGCGTTTCGCCGGGTATTGGCTTTGGTGATTATGGTGATACGCATGTACGGTTTGCTTTAATTGAAAACCGCGATCGCATTCGCCAGGCCATACGCGGCATCAAATCGATGTTCCGTGCAGACGGCTTACTCCCTGCCTCGACGAAGCTAACGAGCGAAAACCATGAGTAAAAAAGCGGGAGCCAGTTGGCTCCCGCTTTTTTAACACCGTTATGGCTAGATCATCAGGGCGAAAGTACCGGCCCAAACGATGACCATAAAAGAAATGCCCATTAAAAAGTATTTCACGACTCATCACTCCGCGCGCTCTGCGAGACGCCTAAATGAATTTAATTTTCATGGCCTGCTTTAACTATCGCCAACAGCTGCTGGCGTTAGTTGTCAATTCTGTGCTCTAACTGCTCCAGATGGCGCTAATGTACGCCTAAAAAAAGAGAGAGACAAGAGCCATTTTTTTATTAATTTTTAGTTACTTACGAGTGTCGTTATTCGGCGACACATTAATTTCACTTGGTATTAAATTCTATTCTGGCGACGGCAGCTAATGACCAATTCCGTACCAGCGTTGCTGCTTGATTTTGAGATTCTTTCAGTTCCAGGTAACTTTGGGGACTCGCACCACGTTTTAGATAAACGGTATTTTTTTAAAGGATTGCTTAAGGTGATAAAGTGCCTGCTGCCCTATGGCAAAAAGTGAAAGAACGGTGAGCTGGTGAAACTTCTGGTGACCTGCTTGAGTAGTCATGTTGAATGTTGCAAAGCTCATAAGAAGGTGTGCACTCGTCACCATGTTGGATGTTTGCAACATGGTAACGACAGCGCTTTATATAGCAGCCAGGTTTTATAAAGAAAAAATCAAATTATCGAATGCTAATGTCCATTAAAAGATGATTTCATAATCACACTGATGAGTGTCGTCCAGGTTGATGTGAAGTCAGTTATAACTGATTTTAATAATATTTTTAGAGTTCAGTTATGAAGTGAGGTTTGGGTGCGTGATTTATTTTATGGTTATCTTAAGCATCGCTTCATCGAGAAGATTTTGCGATGCTGATTTTGATTTTAATATACAGATAAAATGATTTTGTTGTCATTTAAAAAGAGTACCTGAAGTTGGGCTGTCCGTATCTATGTAGTTTGAAATCATCCCCTCGGCACTGAGTTTCTCCATTATCATACTGAATGTTTTACTTTTGACGTTCTCCGTGGCATTCAGAATGTTAGTACTGAATGCTGGGTTGGAACGAATGATATAATTGATGAATTCAAGTAAAAGCTTGTTCTGTGGGATAAATGAATTATCGTGAATTATCTTATCCTCAAAAATATTTAATGGTTTTTCTGAGAATTCCAGGGGGCGGCTGCTGATTGTATGCTCGTAAATTTTTTCAATGGCCTGATTGGTGATATACAGCTTATTCAACGAGATTGTCGGCTTCTCATCCTCATCAGGAGTAAAGTGGCAAAAGACGACATTCCTTGCTGGAGAGATAATGCTTATTCTTTGTTCTGAAAGGGTATTCTCTGGATTCTCCAGTATCTCCATTAAATTTCTGGAATGGCTGTACCACAGGCCTGACACGGAAACTTTGAGTTTGAACTGTGTCACAGGAGAGCCGTATTGGGTCTCCAGATTGGGCTCACTTTCATTGAGCGTCAGGATAGTGTTTATTTTTGAATGCTGCGACCAGGATCTTTCGCTTCTGCTCACTTCATCAATATTTGAGGCATTATAAAAATAGGGCTTATTACCGCCCATGTCATGCCTAATTGCACTTTTTAATGTCCCATGTGTTTTACCTAACTTAAGACAAAGATTGATGGCTCCAATATCATGCCAGTGAAGCAAATCTTCTAGTTCACAGTTTAATAATTTTTGTGCACGCGAAATTGAACAGTATTCCAGCGGCGGAAGGTTGTTTAACTTCCATATGTTTCGTTCTTTTTTATTCATGATGGTATTGTTTTGTGAGAATAATGTTGAATTAACTTAAATGTGTTTTGATGAACCTTTCTCATCTTTTGTGATGTTAACTTCATATTAGCGAATTCATTAAAGGCTAACGTTAATCTTGTTTCCCATTGAGTCTAACATGAATGTTATTTATGACGCGCATTCTACCAGCTATTTTATAGCGGTTAAATATGTCTATGATAAAAAACTTCGCTGATATGATAAGTTTAAATTATTATTTGTTGTGTGAATTTATTTGGTTTTAATCATCTGTTCTGTGTATTCAATCCAGTCATCATTGGTAGAAAGGATTTCAGTATGGTGCATTGTCAGGCGTGAAGATGGAGTAATAGGGGCGGGTAAAATGTTAACTTTGCTTGATAAGCACGAGCAACCGTTCAATGGTAAATCGGGCGATACGAGTGAATATATTGAAACGAAAGGGAGGAGGTGCTGGAAAGTGTCCCCTGCAGGAATCGAACCTGCAACTAGCCCTTAGGAGGGGCTCGTTATATCCATTTAACTAAGGGGACGAGGCGCCGGGATTATAGCGTTTTTTTCCTTGCAGGTTAAGCAGGTATGGTCTGACTGCTCAAACTGTCGCCACTTAATGCCCTTTTTTTGCTTTAGCTCGGGATTTTTTCTCGTGGGCCATGTCGTTACGGATCTGCGCATGGCTAAGTAAGGCAAAAATAAAGGTCCCGCCGCAAATGTTGCCGGCAAGAGTCGGTAAAGCAAAGGGCCAGATGAATTCTTGCCACGGTAGCGTCCCGTTGAACACCAGATAGAATATTTCGACGCTGCCGACTACAATGTGAGTCGTATCCGCGAGTGCAATGAGCCAGGTCATCAGGATAATGACCACAATCTTTGCAGAGCCTGCAGCAGGAAACATCCACACCATTGTAGCGACCAGCCAGCCGGAAATAATCGCATTAGCGAACATCTCCGTGGGTGTGTTGCTCATTACTTTTAAACTGATGCTCTGGAAGGCCTCAAGCGTGGGTTTATCAAAAACCGGCATGATATCAAACGCCCATGCCGCAATCGCGGTGCCAATTAAATTACCTATCAGCACTACGCCCCAAAGGCGCAACAAAAGGCCAATATTGCTCAGCGTGGGCTTATGCATTATGGGCAATACAGCGGTAACGGTGTTTTCGGTAAATAGCTGTTGGCGCGCGAGGATGACAATAACAAAACCAAAAGTGTAGCCCAGGTTTTCCAGCAAAAAACCACCGGGAATTTCATCAAGATGCACATGAAAGATGCCTTTTGCTACCAGCGAAGCTCCCATCGAAAGGCCAGCGGCAATGGCTGACCACAGCAGCGCCATGGCATCGCGCTCTAGTTCTTTCTCCCCTTCCTGACGAATCTCTTCATGGGTCGCCATCGCTTGTGAAGGTAATCTCTCTTCATCAACCTCAATTTTCTCACCTTGTTGTTTTTCATCACTTTCTACTTCGATCTCTTCACTGTCATGGTGAGTTTGCGGATTCATCAGTTTTCCCCTGCTATTGACCTTAATTATAAGCGTAGAGATGTTTGAACTATCCGTATCTGGATAACCTCCTAAATTCTTCACAATGACAAGATTAGCAATACGGACATTGCAAAATGTGTATAGAATCGTGGAGCAACAATTATGCCAAAGAAGGCTATGCTGAAAGCAGGCACATGCTTATGGGCGATATCTTAATGGAGGCAGCTGTCCCCGGATAACCCCCAGCGATAGCTAAAATTAACAGGGAGACACCTATGAATTTTCGCCTGTCGGCGCTTGCGCTTGGCGCCACATTGCTGGTGGGATGCGCCAGTTCTAGTTCTGGCGATCAACCGCAGGGGCGTTCAGATCCGCTTGAAGGCTTTAACCGCACGATGTTCAACTTCAACTTCAATGTCGTTGATCCTTATGTTCTTCGCCCTGTAGCAGTGGCGTGGCGTGATTATGTGCCGCAGCCTGCGCGCAATGGGTTGAGTAACTTTACCAGCAACCTTGAAGAACCGGCGGTAATGGTCAACTCCTTCCTGAAGGGCGATCCCTACAAAGGAATGGTGCACTTTACCCGTTTCTTCCTGAACACCCTTCTTGGGATGGGTGGCCTGATTGATGTGGCTGGAATGGCGAATCCGAAACTGCAGCGCGTTGAAGCGAGTCGCTTCGGCAGCACCCTTGGTCACTATGGCGTTGGCTATGGCCCGTATGTGCAATTGCCTTTCTATGGCAGCTTTACGATTCGTGACGAAGGTGGTGATATGGCGGACGGACTCTATCCGGTCCTCTCCTGGCTGACATGGCCGATGTCTATCGGTAAATGGATGGTTGAAGGGGTTGAGACTCGTGCACAGCTGCTGGATTCAGACGGTCTGCTCCGTCAGTCTTCCGATCCGTACATCTTAATGCGTGAAGCCTATTTTCAGCGTCATGACTTTATCGCCAACGGCGGTAAACTCACTCCGAATGAGAACCCGAACGCGCAGGCGATTGAGGGCGATCTTAAGGATATCGATTCGCAGTAATCTATTTCTGGAAATAAAAAAAAGGGTGAACATGATGTTCACCCTTTTTTATCCCTTCAGATTATCAGAAGCGGTAGTTGAAGTTCGCGCCGTACAGCCACGCTTTGCCTTCAGAGCGGAAGGTGTAAGGACCTTCTTTGATTTCTACATGCTGACCGTGCATATAGGAAACGCCCACGTCAACTGATGCATCTTTATTAAAGGCATAGGTGGTTCCCGCGCTCAGCCACAGACGATCCTGATCCGGAATGGAAATTGAACGGGTTGTCGCAGGTACCGGGCTATCATCAAAGGCGATACCGGTACGGAATGTCCAGTTATCGTCATAGTAGTAGGTGGTACCCAGGGCAAGACGATAGGAATCCTTAAAGCTCTCATCCTTGTAGAACAGCGTTTGTCCGTCAGAGCCGGTGGCTTTCAGCTCCTGAAACTGACTCCAACTGGTATAAGCGATGCTATAGTGAACGGCCCATTTAGGTGCGACACGGTTATAACCGGACAATTCCCACATTTCTGGCAGGTTCAGTGTCAGAGAGCCAGGAATTGTCGAGCCGCCTGTTGGGTAAGGAAAGCCCGGAACCGCCGTGTTCATGTTGCTACGATAATCACCGTCAAAATCGATTTTGATTTCAGAGCGGTAGGTCAGGCCGTAGCGGTTGTTTTTGTCTACTTCATACAGAATACCTGCGTTCCAGCCAAATCCCCACTCATCACCCTTCAAGCGAGCAATCTGTTGATCCGCTGGGATCGCTGCAAGCTGCTGTGCTTTGGCAATAGCAGCAGGTCGCGCAGACGCGGGTAAATTAGGTACCTGCTGCATAATCTGACCCGCAGCGAGCATACCGGCATCGCCTGCATAACGCTCAATTTTCGCCTTGGCGTAGACCGCATCAAAGCCAAGACCAAAACTCCAGTTATCATTCAGGCGATAAGCACCACTCAGGTTCAGATTGACGGTTGTCAGATCTGTTTTACCACCCATGGTCCCGGCGGCGTAGTCAGTACTGTATTCCGTTGCTAGCCCGTAGTTGGAGGTAATTGAAGCCCCCCAGCCGAATTTATCGTTAATCGGGGCGACATAATGTAAATTTGGCACCCAAGCTGTAGGGGCAATATTGTCAGCATCCAGACTTTTGCCAGATGGCGACTTGCCCGAAATATTCACATCAGGATCAACAAATACCGCACCCGCCGACATTGACGGACGATCGAACATCATAATTAACGCCGGGTTACGGCTGGCGTTTCCCGCGTCATCAGCAATAGCACCTTCACCGGAATAGGCGCGACCAAGGCCTGATGAAGAGAATTCATTTAGCTGAAAGCCTGCTGACCAGGCCTGTGTTGAAACAAGTGCTACAGCCACTGCAAGGGCAGATTGGGTAAAGCGGGTTTTCTGGCTCATGCCCATAACCTCATTGAGTTATTTTTATTTAAACAATGTTACATGCCGTAACAGAAGCGCGAAGTGTAGGGTCTGCTTTACGACAGAGAAATCAGACCAGTGCGCTGAGTATAGGTCTGACCAGATGATATGTTGCAAGTTTGTTTATAAGTTTTTTCAATTGTGATACGAAAAACGCGATCCAGCTGGCAAATTTGCTGTTGTACCTCATATTCGAAATGGGCAATTTTTGTTTTGGATCATTTTTAAGTGTGATTTCGCTCACTTATCTCATTTGTCACCATTAACGGCTGGAGGAGGTTATTCGCCGGGCGTAAAATAAACAGATTATTTATCTGGCACCTTGGGTGCATATACAGAGGAAATCTACAATGAGTAAATGCAGTGCTGATGAAACCCCGGTTTGCTGCTGTATGGATGTTGGTACCATCATGGACAACACCGATTGCACCGCCTCATACAGCCGCGTGTTCGCAAGCCGTGCCGAAGCAGAACAAACACTCGCCGCATTAAGCGAAAGAGCGCGTAGTGTTGAATCCG
This Klebsiella sp. RHBSTW-00484 DNA region includes the following protein-coding sequences:
- the alaC gene encoding alanine transaminase, yielding MAEFSPERRFTRIDRLPPYVFNITAELKMAARRRGEDIIDFSMGNPDGATPPHIVEKLCTVAQRPDTHGYSTSRGIPRLRRAISRWYQERYNVDIDPESEAIVTIGSKEGLAHLMLATLDHGDTVLVPNPSYPIHIYGAVIAGAQVRSVPLVEGVDFFNELERAIRESYPKPKMMVLGFPSNPTAQCVELEFFEKVVALAKRYDVLVVHDLAYADIVYDGWKAPSIMQVPGARDVAVEFFTLSKSYNMAGWRIGFMVGNKTLVNALARIKSYHDYGTFTPLQVAAIAALEGDQQCVRDIAEQYKRRRDVLVKGLHEAGWMVECPKASMYVWAKIPEQYAAMGSLEFAKKMLQDAKVCVSPGIGFGDYGDTHVRFALIENRDRIRQAIRGIKSMFRADGLLPASTKLTSENHE
- the mlaA gene encoding phospholipid-binding lipoprotein MlaA, whose translation is MNFRLSALALGATLLVGCASSSSGDQPQGRSDPLEGFNRTMFNFNFNVVDPYVLRPVAVAWRDYVPQPARNGLSNFTSNLEEPAVMVNSFLKGDPYKGMVHFTRFFLNTLLGMGGLIDVAGMANPKLQRVEASRFGSTLGHYGVGYGPYVQLPFYGSFTIRDEGGDMADGLYPVLSWLTWPMSIGKWMVEGVETRAQLLDSDGLLRQSSDPYILMREAYFQRHDFIANGGKLTPNENPNAQAIEGDLKDIDSQ
- a CDS encoding ion channel protein → MLHPRARTMLLLSIPAIIIGIASSLVLIVAMKVAAILQNILWIRLPASFGINASGPVWTIALLTCTGIAVGLVVRFSPGHAGPDPATESLIGAPVSISALPGLLTALILGLAGGVSLGPEYPIMVMNIALAAALGTRLFPRVSALDWTILAASGTIGALFGTPVAAALIFSQTLNSSNDVPLWDRLFAPLLAAAAGSLTTSLFFHPQFSLPLPYLPELRFVDIISGAIVSLIAIAVGMVAVWCLPRLHTLMQSLKNPILTLGIGGFLLGVLGIIGGHVTLFKGLDEMQQLALSLTLTANDYMLIALVKLAALVLAAASGFRGGRIFPAVFVGVALGLMLHAHVPAVPAAITISCAILGLTLVVTRDGWLSLFMAAVVVPDSTLLPLLCIVMLPAWLMLAGKPLMIARKRGD
- a CDS encoding LytR/AlgR family response regulator transcription factor encodes the protein MKVIIVEDEFLAQQELTWLINTHSQMEIVGTFDDGLDVLKFLQHNKVDAIFLDINIPSLDGVLLAQNISQFVHKPFIVFITAWKEHAVEAFELEAFDYILKPYQESRIINMLQKLTSAWQQQQVSTGTGAVSNPTRENDTINLIKDERIIVTSIHDIYYAEAHEKMTFVYTRRESFVMPMNITEFCNKLPPAHFFRCHRSYCVNLNKIREIEPWFNNTYILRLRDLEFQVPVSRSKVKEFRQLMHL
- a CDS encoding formate/nitrite transporter family protein; this encodes MNPQTHHDSEEIEVESDEKQQGEKIEVDEERLPSQAMATHEEIRQEGEKELERDAMALLWSAIAAGLSMGASLVAKGIFHVHLDEIPGGFLLENLGYTFGFVIVILARQQLFTENTVTAVLPIMHKPTLSNIGLLLRLWGVVLIGNLIGTAIAAWAFDIMPVFDKPTLEAFQSISLKVMSNTPTEMFANAIISGWLVATMVWMFPAAGSAKIVVIILMTWLIALADTTHIVVGSVEIFYLVFNGTLPWQEFIWPFALPTLAGNICGGTFIFALLSHAQIRNDMAHEKKSRAKAKKGH
- a CDS encoding sensor histidine kinase, translated to MLLAVFDRAALMLICLFFLIRLRLFRELLHKSAHTPKELLAVTAIFSLFALFSTWSGVPVEGSLVNVRIIAVMSGGILFGPWVGAIVGVIAGVHRYLIDIDGVTAIPCFITSIVAGLLSGFISRKIPKTQRWKAGILAGMLCETLTMILVVVWAPSLSLGMDIVSKIGIPMILGSVCIGFIVLLVQSVEGEKEASAARQAKLALDIANKTLPLFRHVNSESLRQVCDIIRRDINADAVAITNTQHVMAYVGVGEINYRDNDDFISPTTQQAIRYGKIIIKNNDEAHRTPEIHSMLVIPLSEKGVVTGTLKIYYCHAHRITSSLQEMAIGLSQIISTQLEVSRAEQLREMANKAELRALQSKINPHFLFNALNAISSSIRMNPDTARQLIFNLSRYLRYNIELKDDEQIDIKKELYQIKDYIAIEQARFGDKLTVIYDIDDEVSFMIPSLLIQPLVENAIVHGIQPCKGKGVVTIGINECGNRVRISVRDTGNGIDPAVVARVEADEMPGNKIGLLNVHHRVKLLYGEGLHIRHLTPGTEIAFYIPTQHAPQAATESLLS
- the glk gene encoding glucokinase, which translates into the protein MTKFALVGDVGGTNARLALCDIASGEISRAKTYSGLDYPSLEAVVQVYLEEHDVKVEDGCIAIACPITGDWVAMTNHTWAFSIAEMKKNLGFSHLEIINDFTAVSMAIPMLKAEHLIQFGGAQPVEGKPIAVYGAGTGLGVAHLVHVDKRWVSLPGEGGHVDFAPNSEEEGIILEELRTELGHVSAERVLSGPGLVNLYRAIVKSDGRLPENLQPKDVTERALADTCIDCRRALSLFCVIMGRFGGNLALTLGTFGGVYIAGGIVPRFLDFFKASGFRGGFEDKGRFKAFVQDIPVYLIVHDNPGLLGSGAHLRQTLGQVL
- the ypdK gene encoding membrane protein YpdK, which translates into the protein MKYFLMGISFMVIVWAGTFALMI